In Anopheles gambiae chromosome 2, idAnoGambNW_F1_1, whole genome shotgun sequence, a single window of DNA contains:
- the LOC1273796 gene encoding dihydropyrimidinase isoform X5 has product MASPTPAPVKKVPIHLQSAQNRLYIKRGHVVNHDGMQQADVYIEDGTVRYVGSGADFVVPGGCRTIDATGKLVMPGGIDPHTHFQLEFGGTVSVDDFYKGTKAAVAGGTTTILDFVLPKKGESLLEAYDAWRARADPKVVCDYGLHVGITWWSKSVRDEMRILCQERGVNSFKCFMAYKGLYQLNDSELYEVFETCKELGAVAMVHAENGDIIAKNVTKLLTEGVTGPEGHELSRSEEVEAEATNRACVIAHQAHCPLYVVHVMSKSAGIEVARARRRYNGTGIFGETLAAALGTDGTHYHDKCWHHAAAHVLSPPLRPDPTTPEFLMKLLAQ; this is encoded by the exons AGTGCGCAAAATCGGCTGTACATCAAGCGCGGTCACGTCGTGAACCACGATGGAATGCAACAGGCGGACGTGTACATCGAGGACGGAACTGTGCG ATACGTCGGTTCCGGTGCGGACTTTGTTGTGCCCGGCGGGTGCCGCACGATCGATGCGACCGGCAAGCTGGTCATGCCCGGCGGTATCGatccgcacacacactttcagCTCGAGTTCGGCGGCACTGTCTCGGTGGATGATTTCTACAAGGGCACCAAGGCCGCAGTAGCCGGCGGCACCACAACCATAC TGGACTTTGTACTTCCCAAGAAGGGCGAATCGCTGCTCGAAGCGTACGATGCCTGGCGCGCCCGTGCCGACCCGAAGGTGGTGTGTGACTACGGCCTGCACGTCGGCATTACCTGGTGGTCCAAGTCGGTGCGGGACGAGATGCGAATCCTGTGCCAGGAGCGTGGCGTCAACTCGTTCAAATGCTTCATGGCGTACAAGGGCCTGTACCAGCTGAACGATTCCGAGCTGTACGAGGTGTTCGAGACGTGCAAGGAGCTCGGTGCCGTTGCGATGGTGCACGCGGAAAATGGGGACATTATCGCGAAGAACGTTACCAAACTGCTGACCGAGGGTGTGACCGGACCGGAAGGGCACGAGCTGTCCCGCTCGGAGGAAGTCGAGGCCGAGGCCACCAATCGCGCCTGCGTTATTGCGCACCAG GCTCACTGCCCGCTGTATGTCGTGCATGTCATGAGCAAATCGGCCGGCATTGAGGTGGCACGCGCTCGACGCCGTTACAACGGCACCGGGATCTTCGGTGAGACGCTGGCGGCTGCACTCGGTACCGACGGTACGCACTATCACGACAAATGCTGGCACCATGCAGCCGCCCACGTGCTGAGCCCACCGTTGAGACCGGACCCGACCACGCCCGAGTTTCTGATGAAGCTGTTAGCTCAGTAA
- the LOC1273796 gene encoding dihydropyrimidinase isoform X1, which translates to MSEVMVDSANGKAKPESRLEEPICRDLRSTDGTADASTQIKTVTSESSTNTVPAEDISSMELANVPKDEESAQNRLYIKRGHVVNHDGMQQADVYIEDGTVRYVGSGADFVVPGGCRTIDATGKLVMPGGIDPHTHFQLEFGGTVSVDDFYKGTKAAVAGGTTTILDFVLPKKGESLLEAYDAWRARADPKVVCDYGLHVGITWWSKSVRDEMRILCQERGVNSFKCFMAYKGLYQLNDSELYEVFETCKELGAVAMVHAENGDIIAKNVTKLLTEGVTGPEGHELSRSEEVEAEATNRACVIAHQAHCPLYVVHVMSKSAGIEVARARRRYNGTGIFGETLAAALGTDGTHYHDKCWHHAAAHVLSPPLRPDPTTPEFLMKLLAQDDLQTTGSDNCTFNRNQKELGLKDFSKIPNGVNGVEDRMSVVWEKGVQTGLIDPQRFVAITSTNAAKIFNLYPRKGRIAPGSDADLLIWDPKAVRTISASTHHQACDFNIFEGMKCHGVPEFVIVRGRVCVEYDLIRVAEGQGSFLETPVYPSFVYDALNGVARPEEGLEEKHARNGIQGLELNAKSGHEVDIPDTYALPEKYIPGPALSVISGDSQLSTPHSARGHRPDGQKNMQESTFSISEELDKSEARSCIRVRAPPGGKSSGFW; encoded by the exons ATGTCCGAGGTAATGGTAGATAGTGCCAACGGTAAGGCAAAACCGGAGTCCCGATTGGAAGAACCTATCTGTCGTGATCTTCGGTCTACCGATGGCACGGCCGACGCATCGACACAAATCAAAACAGTAACGTCCGAATCGTCCACGAATACGGTGCCGGCAGAGGATATTTCAAGCATGGAACTTGCAAACGTACCGAAAGATGAAGAG AGTGCGCAAAATCGGCTGTACATCAAGCGCGGTCACGTCGTGAACCACGATGGAATGCAACAGGCGGACGTGTACATCGAGGACGGAACTGTGCG ATACGTCGGTTCCGGTGCGGACTTTGTTGTGCCCGGCGGGTGCCGCACGATCGATGCGACCGGCAAGCTGGTCATGCCCGGCGGTATCGatccgcacacacactttcagCTCGAGTTCGGCGGCACTGTCTCGGTGGATGATTTCTACAAGGGCACCAAGGCCGCAGTAGCCGGCGGCACCACAACCATAC TGGACTTTGTACTTCCCAAGAAGGGCGAATCGCTGCTCGAAGCGTACGATGCCTGGCGCGCCCGTGCCGACCCGAAGGTGGTGTGTGACTACGGCCTGCACGTCGGCATTACCTGGTGGTCCAAGTCGGTGCGGGACGAGATGCGAATCCTGTGCCAGGAGCGTGGCGTCAACTCGTTCAAATGCTTCATGGCGTACAAGGGCCTGTACCAGCTGAACGATTCCGAGCTGTACGAGGTGTTCGAGACGTGCAAGGAGCTCGGTGCCGTTGCGATGGTGCACGCGGAAAATGGGGACATTATCGCGAAGAACGTTACCAAACTGCTGACCGAGGGTGTGACCGGACCGGAAGGGCACGAGCTGTCCCGCTCGGAGGAAGTCGAGGCCGAGGCCACCAATCGCGCCTGCGTTATTGCGCACCAG GCTCACTGCCCGCTGTATGTCGTGCATGTCATGAGCAAATCGGCCGGCATTGAGGTGGCACGCGCTCGACGCCGTTACAACGGCACCGGGATCTTCGGTGAGACGCTGGCGGCTGCACTCGGTACCGACGGTACGCACTATCACGACAAATGCTGGCACCATGCAGCCGCCCACGTGCTGAGCCCACCGTTGAGACCGGACCCGACCACGCCCGAGTTTCTGATGAAGCTGTTAGCTCA GGATGATCTGCAGACGACGGGCAGTGACAACTGCACGTTCAACCGCAACCAGAAGGAGCTCGGGCTGAAAGACTTCTCCAAAATCCCGAACGGCGTGAACGGTGTCGAGGACCGCATGTCGGTCGTGTGGGAAAAGGGCGTCCAGACGGGGCTGATCGATCCGCAGCGCTTTGTGGCGATCACGAGCACGAACGCGGCCAAAATCTTCAACCTCTACCCGCGCAAGGGCCGCATTGCGCCCGGGTCCGATGCCGACCTGCTCATCTGGGATCCGAAGGCGGTGCGGACCATCTCGGCCAGCACGCATCACCAGGCCTGTGACTTTAACATCTTCGAGGGCATGAAGTGCCACGGCGTGCCGGAGTTTGTGATCGTGCGGGGCCGCGTGTGCGTCGAGTACGATCTGATCCGCGTCGCCGAGGGCCAGGGTTCGTTCCTGGAGACACCCGTCTACCCGTCGTTCGTGTACGATGCACTGAACGGGGTGGCCCGCCCGGAGGAGGGCCTGGAGGAGAAGCACGCGCGCAACGGCATCCAGGGCCTGGAGCTGAACGCCAAGTCGGGCCACGAGGTGGACATCCCGGATACGTACGCCCTGCCGGAGAAGTACATCCCGGGGCCGGCGCTGAGCGTGATCTCGGGCGATTCGCAGCTGAGCACGCCCCATAGTGCCCGGGGCCATCGGCCGGACGGGCAGAAGAACATGCAGGAGTCGACCTTCTCCATCAGTG AGGAACTGGACAAATCGGAGGCACGCTCGTGTATTCGCGTCCGTGCACCGCCCGGCGGCAAGTCGTCCGGATTTTGGTAA
- the LOC1273796 gene encoding dihydropyrimidinase isoform X3, with product MASPTPAPVKKVPIHLQSAQNRLYIKRGHVVNHDGMQQADVYIEDGTVRYVGSGADFVVPGGCRTIDATGKLVMPGGIDPHTHFQLEFGGTVSVDDFYKGTKAAVAGGTTTILDFVLPKKGESLLEAYDAWRARADPKVVCDYGLHVGITWWSKSVRDEMRILCQERGVNSFKCFMAYKGLYQLNDSELYEVFETCKELGAVAMVHAENGDIIAKNVTKLLTEGVTGPEGHELSRSEEVEAEATNRACVIAHQAHCPLYVVHVMSKSAGIEVARARRRYNGTGIFGETLAAALGTDGTHYHDKCWHHAAAHVLSPPLRPDPTTPEFLMKLLAQDDLQTTGSDNCTFNRNQKELGLKDFSKIPNGVNGVEDRMSVVWEKGVQTGLIDPQRFVAITSTNAAKIFNLYPRKGRIAPGSDADLLIWDPKAVRTISASTHHQACDFNIFEGMKCHGVPEFVIVRGRVCVEYDLIRVAEGQGSFLETPVYPSFVYDALNGVARPEEGLEEKHARNGIQGLELNAKSGHEVDIPDTYALPEKYIPGPALSVISGDSQLSTPHSARGHRPDGQKNMQESTFSISEELDKSEARSCIRVRAPPGGKSSGFW from the exons AGTGCGCAAAATCGGCTGTACATCAAGCGCGGTCACGTCGTGAACCACGATGGAATGCAACAGGCGGACGTGTACATCGAGGACGGAACTGTGCG ATACGTCGGTTCCGGTGCGGACTTTGTTGTGCCCGGCGGGTGCCGCACGATCGATGCGACCGGCAAGCTGGTCATGCCCGGCGGTATCGatccgcacacacactttcagCTCGAGTTCGGCGGCACTGTCTCGGTGGATGATTTCTACAAGGGCACCAAGGCCGCAGTAGCCGGCGGCACCACAACCATAC TGGACTTTGTACTTCCCAAGAAGGGCGAATCGCTGCTCGAAGCGTACGATGCCTGGCGCGCCCGTGCCGACCCGAAGGTGGTGTGTGACTACGGCCTGCACGTCGGCATTACCTGGTGGTCCAAGTCGGTGCGGGACGAGATGCGAATCCTGTGCCAGGAGCGTGGCGTCAACTCGTTCAAATGCTTCATGGCGTACAAGGGCCTGTACCAGCTGAACGATTCCGAGCTGTACGAGGTGTTCGAGACGTGCAAGGAGCTCGGTGCCGTTGCGATGGTGCACGCGGAAAATGGGGACATTATCGCGAAGAACGTTACCAAACTGCTGACCGAGGGTGTGACCGGACCGGAAGGGCACGAGCTGTCCCGCTCGGAGGAAGTCGAGGCCGAGGCCACCAATCGCGCCTGCGTTATTGCGCACCAG GCTCACTGCCCGCTGTATGTCGTGCATGTCATGAGCAAATCGGCCGGCATTGAGGTGGCACGCGCTCGACGCCGTTACAACGGCACCGGGATCTTCGGTGAGACGCTGGCGGCTGCACTCGGTACCGACGGTACGCACTATCACGACAAATGCTGGCACCATGCAGCCGCCCACGTGCTGAGCCCACCGTTGAGACCGGACCCGACCACGCCCGAGTTTCTGATGAAGCTGTTAGCTCA GGATGATCTGCAGACGACGGGCAGTGACAACTGCACGTTCAACCGCAACCAGAAGGAGCTCGGGCTGAAAGACTTCTCCAAAATCCCGAACGGCGTGAACGGTGTCGAGGACCGCATGTCGGTCGTGTGGGAAAAGGGCGTCCAGACGGGGCTGATCGATCCGCAGCGCTTTGTGGCGATCACGAGCACGAACGCGGCCAAAATCTTCAACCTCTACCCGCGCAAGGGCCGCATTGCGCCCGGGTCCGATGCCGACCTGCTCATCTGGGATCCGAAGGCGGTGCGGACCATCTCGGCCAGCACGCATCACCAGGCCTGTGACTTTAACATCTTCGAGGGCATGAAGTGCCACGGCGTGCCGGAGTTTGTGATCGTGCGGGGCCGCGTGTGCGTCGAGTACGATCTGATCCGCGTCGCCGAGGGCCAGGGTTCGTTCCTGGAGACACCCGTCTACCCGTCGTTCGTGTACGATGCACTGAACGGGGTGGCCCGCCCGGAGGAGGGCCTGGAGGAGAAGCACGCGCGCAACGGCATCCAGGGCCTGGAGCTGAACGCCAAGTCGGGCCACGAGGTGGACATCCCGGATACGTACGCCCTGCCGGAGAAGTACATCCCGGGGCCGGCGCTGAGCGTGATCTCGGGCGATTCGCAGCTGAGCACGCCCCATAGTGCCCGGGGCCATCGGCCGGACGGGCAGAAGAACATGCAGGAGTCGACCTTCTCCATCAGTG AGGAACTGGACAAATCGGAGGCACGCTCGTGTATTCGCGTCCGTGCACCGCCCGGCGGCAAGTCGTCCGGATTTTGGTAA
- the LOC1273796 gene encoding dihydropyrimidinase isoform X4: MASPTPAPVKKVPIHLQSAQNRLYIKRGHVVNHDGMQQADVYIEDGTVRYVGSGADFVVPGGCRTIDATGKLVMPGGIDPHTHFQLEFGGTVSVDDFYKGTKAAVAGGTTTILDFVLPKKGESLLEAYDAWRARADPKVVCDYGLHVGITWWSKSVRDEMRILCQERGVNSFKCFMAYKGLYQLNDSELYEVFETCKELGAVAMVHAENGDIIAKNVTKLLTEGVTGPEGHELSRSEEVEAEATNRACVIAHQTKAPLYVTRVTSKLAAEQLSQAKRRGLVVYGETLASSLGCTLTSVKPNQLVYYTTSPPIRKDPETPRHLVKFLALDDLQTTGSDNCTFNRNQKELGLKDFSKIPNGVNGVEDRMSVVWEKGVQTGLIDPQRFVAITSTNAAKIFNLYPRKGRIAPGSDADLLIWDPKAVRTISASTHHQACDFNIFEGMKCHGVPEFVIVRGRVCVEYDLIRVAEGQGSFLETPVYPSFVYDALNGVARPEEGLEEKHARNGIQGLELNAKSGHEVDIPDTYALPEKYIPGPALSVISGDSQLSTPHSARGHRPDGQKNMQESTFSISEELDKSEARSCIRVRAPPGGKSSGFW, translated from the exons AGTGCGCAAAATCGGCTGTACATCAAGCGCGGTCACGTCGTGAACCACGATGGAATGCAACAGGCGGACGTGTACATCGAGGACGGAACTGTGCG ATACGTCGGTTCCGGTGCGGACTTTGTTGTGCCCGGCGGGTGCCGCACGATCGATGCGACCGGCAAGCTGGTCATGCCCGGCGGTATCGatccgcacacacactttcagCTCGAGTTCGGCGGCACTGTCTCGGTGGATGATTTCTACAAGGGCACCAAGGCCGCAGTAGCCGGCGGCACCACAACCATAC TGGACTTTGTACTTCCCAAGAAGGGCGAATCGCTGCTCGAAGCGTACGATGCCTGGCGCGCCCGTGCCGACCCGAAGGTGGTGTGTGACTACGGCCTGCACGTCGGCATTACCTGGTGGTCCAAGTCGGTGCGGGACGAGATGCGAATCCTGTGCCAGGAGCGTGGCGTCAACTCGTTCAAATGCTTCATGGCGTACAAGGGCCTGTACCAGCTGAACGATTCCGAGCTGTACGAGGTGTTCGAGACGTGCAAGGAGCTCGGTGCCGTTGCGATGGTGCACGCGGAAAATGGGGACATTATCGCGAAGAACGTTACCAAACTGCTGACCGAGGGTGTGACCGGACCGGAAGGGCACGAGCTGTCCCGCTCGGAGGAAGTCGAGGCCGAGGCCACCAATCGCGCCTGCGTTATTGCGCACCAG ACGAAGGCTCCACTGTACGTCACACGGGTCACGAGCAAGCTGGCAGCGGAACAGCTGTCGCAGGCCAAGCGCCGCGGTCTGGTAGTGTACGGCGAAACGCTGGCCAGCTCGCTCGGCTGCACACTCACCAGCGTGAAGCCAAACCAACTGGTCTACTACACGACCAGCCCACCGATTCGGAAGGATCCGGAAACGCCCCGGCATCTGGTGAAGTTCCTGGCGCT GGATGATCTGCAGACGACGGGCAGTGACAACTGCACGTTCAACCGCAACCAGAAGGAGCTCGGGCTGAAAGACTTCTCCAAAATCCCGAACGGCGTGAACGGTGTCGAGGACCGCATGTCGGTCGTGTGGGAAAAGGGCGTCCAGACGGGGCTGATCGATCCGCAGCGCTTTGTGGCGATCACGAGCACGAACGCGGCCAAAATCTTCAACCTCTACCCGCGCAAGGGCCGCATTGCGCCCGGGTCCGATGCCGACCTGCTCATCTGGGATCCGAAGGCGGTGCGGACCATCTCGGCCAGCACGCATCACCAGGCCTGTGACTTTAACATCTTCGAGGGCATGAAGTGCCACGGCGTGCCGGAGTTTGTGATCGTGCGGGGCCGCGTGTGCGTCGAGTACGATCTGATCCGCGTCGCCGAGGGCCAGGGTTCGTTCCTGGAGACACCCGTCTACCCGTCGTTCGTGTACGATGCACTGAACGGGGTGGCCCGCCCGGAGGAGGGCCTGGAGGAGAAGCACGCGCGCAACGGCATCCAGGGCCTGGAGCTGAACGCCAAGTCGGGCCACGAGGTGGACATCCCGGATACGTACGCCCTGCCGGAGAAGTACATCCCGGGGCCGGCGCTGAGCGTGATCTCGGGCGATTCGCAGCTGAGCACGCCCCATAGTGCCCGGGGCCATCGGCCGGACGGGCAGAAGAACATGCAGGAGTCGACCTTCTCCATCAGTG AGGAACTGGACAAATCGGAGGCACGCTCGTGTATTCGCGTCCGTGCACCGCCCGGCGGCAAGTCGTCCGGATTTTGGTAA
- the LOC1273796 gene encoding dihydropyrimidinase isoform X2, with protein sequence MSEVMVDSANGKAKPESRLEEPICRDLRSTDGTADASTQIKTVTSESSTNTVPAEDISSMELANVPKDEESAQNRLYIKRGHVVNHDGMQQADVYIEDGTVRYVGSGADFVVPGGCRTIDATGKLVMPGGIDPHTHFQLEFGGTVSVDDFYKGTKAAVAGGTTTILDFVLPKKGESLLEAYDAWRARADPKVVCDYGLHVGITWWSKSVRDEMRILCQERGVNSFKCFMAYKGLYQLNDSELYEVFETCKELGAVAMVHAENGDIIAKNVTKLLTEGVTGPEGHELSRSEEVEAEATNRACVIAHQTKAPLYVTRVTSKLAAEQLSQAKRRGLVVYGETLASSLGCTLTSVKPNQLVYYTTSPPIRKDPETPRHLVKFLALDDLQTTGSDNCTFNRNQKELGLKDFSKIPNGVNGVEDRMSVVWEKGVQTGLIDPQRFVAITSTNAAKIFNLYPRKGRIAPGSDADLLIWDPKAVRTISASTHHQACDFNIFEGMKCHGVPEFVIVRGRVCVEYDLIRVAEGQGSFLETPVYPSFVYDALNGVARPEEGLEEKHARNGIQGLELNAKSGHEVDIPDTYALPEKYIPGPALSVISGDSQLSTPHSARGHRPDGQKNMQESTFSISEELDKSEARSCIRVRAPPGGKSSGFW encoded by the exons ATGTCCGAGGTAATGGTAGATAGTGCCAACGGTAAGGCAAAACCGGAGTCCCGATTGGAAGAACCTATCTGTCGTGATCTTCGGTCTACCGATGGCACGGCCGACGCATCGACACAAATCAAAACAGTAACGTCCGAATCGTCCACGAATACGGTGCCGGCAGAGGATATTTCAAGCATGGAACTTGCAAACGTACCGAAAGATGAAGAG AGTGCGCAAAATCGGCTGTACATCAAGCGCGGTCACGTCGTGAACCACGATGGAATGCAACAGGCGGACGTGTACATCGAGGACGGAACTGTGCG ATACGTCGGTTCCGGTGCGGACTTTGTTGTGCCCGGCGGGTGCCGCACGATCGATGCGACCGGCAAGCTGGTCATGCCCGGCGGTATCGatccgcacacacactttcagCTCGAGTTCGGCGGCACTGTCTCGGTGGATGATTTCTACAAGGGCACCAAGGCCGCAGTAGCCGGCGGCACCACAACCATAC TGGACTTTGTACTTCCCAAGAAGGGCGAATCGCTGCTCGAAGCGTACGATGCCTGGCGCGCCCGTGCCGACCCGAAGGTGGTGTGTGACTACGGCCTGCACGTCGGCATTACCTGGTGGTCCAAGTCGGTGCGGGACGAGATGCGAATCCTGTGCCAGGAGCGTGGCGTCAACTCGTTCAAATGCTTCATGGCGTACAAGGGCCTGTACCAGCTGAACGATTCCGAGCTGTACGAGGTGTTCGAGACGTGCAAGGAGCTCGGTGCCGTTGCGATGGTGCACGCGGAAAATGGGGACATTATCGCGAAGAACGTTACCAAACTGCTGACCGAGGGTGTGACCGGACCGGAAGGGCACGAGCTGTCCCGCTCGGAGGAAGTCGAGGCCGAGGCCACCAATCGCGCCTGCGTTATTGCGCACCAG ACGAAGGCTCCACTGTACGTCACACGGGTCACGAGCAAGCTGGCAGCGGAACAGCTGTCGCAGGCCAAGCGCCGCGGTCTGGTAGTGTACGGCGAAACGCTGGCCAGCTCGCTCGGCTGCACACTCACCAGCGTGAAGCCAAACCAACTGGTCTACTACACGACCAGCCCACCGATTCGGAAGGATCCGGAAACGCCCCGGCATCTGGTGAAGTTCCTGGCGCT GGATGATCTGCAGACGACGGGCAGTGACAACTGCACGTTCAACCGCAACCAGAAGGAGCTCGGGCTGAAAGACTTCTCCAAAATCCCGAACGGCGTGAACGGTGTCGAGGACCGCATGTCGGTCGTGTGGGAAAAGGGCGTCCAGACGGGGCTGATCGATCCGCAGCGCTTTGTGGCGATCACGAGCACGAACGCGGCCAAAATCTTCAACCTCTACCCGCGCAAGGGCCGCATTGCGCCCGGGTCCGATGCCGACCTGCTCATCTGGGATCCGAAGGCGGTGCGGACCATCTCGGCCAGCACGCATCACCAGGCCTGTGACTTTAACATCTTCGAGGGCATGAAGTGCCACGGCGTGCCGGAGTTTGTGATCGTGCGGGGCCGCGTGTGCGTCGAGTACGATCTGATCCGCGTCGCCGAGGGCCAGGGTTCGTTCCTGGAGACACCCGTCTACCCGTCGTTCGTGTACGATGCACTGAACGGGGTGGCCCGCCCGGAGGAGGGCCTGGAGGAGAAGCACGCGCGCAACGGCATCCAGGGCCTGGAGCTGAACGCCAAGTCGGGCCACGAGGTGGACATCCCGGATACGTACGCCCTGCCGGAGAAGTACATCCCGGGGCCGGCGCTGAGCGTGATCTCGGGCGATTCGCAGCTGAGCACGCCCCATAGTGCCCGGGGCCATCGGCCGGACGGGCAGAAGAACATGCAGGAGTCGACCTTCTCCATCAGTG AGGAACTGGACAAATCGGAGGCACGCTCGTGTATTCGCGTCCGTGCACCGCCCGGCGGCAAGTCGTCCGGATTTTGGTAA